ACCCCAACGTCACCAAGGTCCTGACCGAGGTCTAATCCTCAGTAGGCAATAGGAAAAGACCGTCCCGCATCTGCGGGGCGGTCTTTTCTGCGTTTTGGGGCACGGTTACGCTGTTCCGGTGACCACAGCGCCGTACCGCATCGAACGCCTCGTACTCCCGGACGCCCTCGATTCCCCGGACGCGGGCAATTTCCTCGACGTCGGAGCATTATGCGACGCCCTCACACTCCAAACCTGGGGCAACCTGGACCGGTCAACCCCGCCCGAGGCCCGCCTGCAGTTCTGGCGGGACAACGAGTACCGGAAGATCCAGCTCTTCTTCGTGCGCCAGAACGGGCGGATGGCTGCCCGGTCGTGGGTCCGCTGCGAGCTCCAGGAGAACCTCCGCAGCGCGATGGTCCACGTCGACGTGCTTGAGGAGTTCAGCGGCCGGGGGATTGGACAGGCCCTGCTGCGCCACGCGGAAGCGCTGGCAACCGCGGCCGGCCGCACCATCCTGCAGAGCTACACGGAGCATCCCGCCGGCTTCGACCCGGAGGACCGGGACGCCACCGTGAGACCGGCCACCGGAACGGGAGCGGTTCCCGTTGACGCGAGGGGGGTCCACTTTGCCCTGCGGGCCGGCTACCGCCTGGAACAGGTCTCGCGCTTCAGCGCCCTGGATGTTCCCGCCCATGCCGCATCGTGGGACGCGCTGGAACGGGAGGCGCTGGCCACAGCGGGGGAGGAGTACGAGCTTGTGTCCTGGACGGGCCGCTGCCCGGAGGAGTACGCCGGCCAGCTCGCCGTGTTGATGTCCCGGATGAGCACAGACGCACCGACCGGAAACCTGAGCTACGACCCGGAGGAGTGGGATGTGGCACGGGTCCGCCATGTCGAGGACACGTGGCGGCGGGCCGGACTGGAGTCCCTCGTGGCGGCCGCCCGGCACCGGGACAGCGGTGAACTGGCCGCATACTCGGTGCTGCAACTCACGCCGTCGAAACCGTGGCTGGCCGATCAGGACGACACCCTTGTCGCAGCCAGCCACCGCGGCCACAGACTGGGCATGCTCGTCAAGATCGGCAACCTTCGACGACTGCTGGCGGAGTATCCGGCCGTGGAACGCGTCATCACGTTTAACGCAGCAGAAAACGATCACATGCTCGCGATCAATAGTGCGCTGGGCTTCCGGGCCGCCGGCTGGGACGGGGAATGGCAGCGGAGCGTCGGCACCGGCGGCTGAACGGCGAAGAGGGCCCGCCGCACGTCGATGATGGAACCAGATGGAACCGTAGTGATGGAACGCTGGCGCAAACCGGCATATGCTGGCGGTGGTAACCCGGTTGTCGCCGGGTTTCCGGCACCCATGGATGGCAGAACAGCTGGGGATGATGCCCGTTATGGCAAACGACGTACGGATTGAACAGCTGTGGATCCCCGATTCCCTTGACGGGACGGACGCCGCCGACTTCATTGCCGCCGTCGAAGTGGGACGCAAGGTGCGAATGCAGACCTGGGGGAGCGACGATCTCGCCTACGCGCCGCAGGAAAAGCTGCTGGAAATGGCGGACCCGTACGAGCGCCAGGTCATTCTCGTGGCCAGGGTGGGCGGGGAAATCGCCGGAACCGTCGACATTGCGCTGCCTCTCGCGGACAACCTCGACCTGGCCGAATTCGCCCTCGACGTCCTGCCGGAGTTTCAGGGACGGGGAGTGGGCCGGCAGCTTCTCGAAGCGGCGGAACACTTCGCCCGCGACGAGGGCCGCCACACCATCCTGATCGACACGAACCACCCGAGTTCCTCACTGGGCGACAGCGAAGCCGGGCAGCTCGTGCCCGGCACGGGCCTCGGTTTCGTCCCGATGGACAGCCGGGAGGTCGAGTTCGCCCGCCGCAGCGGCTACACCCTGCAACACATCGAACAGTTCAGTGCCTGCACGCTGCCCCTCGACAGCAAGCTCGTGGAGGAGCTGGAAACCGAGGCCGAGGAAGCCAACGCAGGCCGCTACCGCCTGCACCACTGGACGGACCGGTGCCCGGACCAGTGGCTCGAGGCCGTCGCAGTGCTGGAAAACAGCGCGGGCGAAGACGGAGTGCCCGGAGCCGACGACACGGACATGGTGTTCGACGGCGGCATCCTCCGCGAGGCGGAAGACGTCGCCATCGCGCAGGGACGCCGGACAGTGGTCACCGCCGTCGAACATATCGGCAGCGGCGAGCTGGTGGGCCTGACCACCATCAGCGTCCTGGCGCTGCGGCCCGACGTCGTGTTCCAGGACGACACCATGGTCCTCAGCGAGCACCGCGGCAACAAGCTGGGCCTGCTGAGCAAGGTCGCGAACATGGAACGTCTCGCCGAGCAGTTCCCGGACGCGCGGGTCCTTTACACCTGGAATGCCCCGGAAAACCGGTACCTGCTGAAGGTCAACCAGCAGCTGGGGTTCACGACCGCAGGCGTGACGGGAATCTGGCAAAAGGAGCTCCCGGACTTCGGACCCAGCGTCAGCTGAACGGCACGTCAGGCGCCCGATTTGGAGCACACGGCCCGGCTCGCGTAAGCTGGGGGAACCAAAGACCGTCGGTTGTTGGAAATCCACTCTCCCAAGCAAGACTCACTTCTGCAGTCGCGCCGGGAGAGCCAGTGGATCTCCAGACGAAGGACCCTGAACATAGGGCGGCCGGCGCAGGTGAACGAAGCAAAGCTCCGCAGTCATGGACTGCGTCGAGACAAGCCCCGTGCATCTGCGCGGGGCGTTTTTTAGTTTCTAGCTCTTTTGAGCGGGGCCCGGGAAACACCGGCACTATCCCCGGAAGGAGGGTTATGGCAACGCCTAGCAAGGTTTCAGCAGTAGCTGAGATCACTAACGATTTCAAGGAATCGAACGCCGCTGTCCTGACCGAATACCGCGGGCTCACCGTTGCACAGCTCAAGCAGCTGCGTGTCTCTCTCGGCCAGGACACCAAGTTCTCGGTCGTCAAGAACACCCTGACCGCCATTGCAGCCAAGGAAGCTGGTGTCGAAGCATTCGACGGCCAGCTCGCCGGCCCCACTGCAATCGCGTTCATCAAGGGTGACGCAGTTGCCGCTGCCAAGAGCCTGACGGATTTTGCCAAGACCAACAAGCAGCTGGTTATCAAGACCGGTTACTTCGAGGGCAAGGCACTGAACGCCAGCGAAGTTGCTGCCCTGGCAGCACTCGAGTCCCGCGAGCTGCAGCTCGCCAAGGTTGCAGGCATCCTCAAGGCTCCTGCTGCCGCCGCTGTACGCATCATCGACGCGCTGCGCCTCAAGCTTGAAGAAGAGAACGGTGCACCGGCTGAAGCCGAAGCGCCCGCCGCTGACGAAGCCCCGGCCGACGCAACTGCCGAAGCCCCGGCCGACGCCGCCGCTGAAGCTTCGGCCGACGCCGCAGCTCCCGAAGAGAACTAACTCTCTAAACCAGACTCCGGTGCAAGGGCACGGCTCCGGCCGCCGAGCACCACTATAGGAAGGACGCCACACCATGGCGAAGCTCACCAACGAAGAGCTCATTGAAGCTTTCAAGGAACTGACCATCATCGAGCTCTCTGAGTTCGTAAAGCTCTTCGAAGAGACCTTCGAAGTTACGGCTGCTGCTGTTGCAGTTGCTGGCCCCGCTGCCGGCGGCGCCGCTGAAGAAGAAGAGCAGACCGCATTCGACGTCATCCTGGAGCACCCGGGCGACAAGAAGATTGCAGTCATCAAGGAAGTTCGCGCCATCACTTCCCTGGGTCTCAAGGAAGCCAAGGACGTTGTTGACAGCGCCCCGAAGGCCATCCTCGAAGGCGTCACCAAGGAAGCTGCCGAGAAGGCTGTTGCACAGCTCGAAGAAGCCGGCGCTCGCGTTACCCTCAAGTAACTCGCCGCTTCAGGAACTGTCCGGGAACCACGTGTTCCCGTTCCGCTCCGGGAAACCCCGTCCACTCCGGTGGGCGGGGTTTCCTGCGTTCCGGCCGGAAGCCAACGGAACGTGAATTCCCAAAAAAGATTGCTGACTCTCTGTTCTCCCGGGCAGGTGCGCCCCTAGACTTTGGCTTTGTGCCAACAGGCCGCCAACTTTGAGGAGCTCACACAATGACCGACCCCAACACTCCGCTCTCCCGCCGCGCCATGCTCACCGCGGCCCTTGTCGGGGGCGGCGCCGCCGCCGCGACCCTGGCCGGAGCCCCGGCCGCCCAGGCTGGGAGCGGTGCCCCGGGCTCCGGCCGGAAGCCGTTCACCCTGACGGTGCTTGGCACCACCGACCTGCACAACAACGTCTTCAACTGGGATTACTTCAAGAACACTCCCTACGCCGACACGGCAGGAAACAAGATCGGCATCGCCCAGGCGGCCACCCTGATCAAGGCGATGCGGGCCGAGCGGGGAGCGGCGAACACGCTCACCATCGACGCCGGCGACACCATTCAGGGGACACCGCTGGCCTACTACTTCGCCAAGATCAACCCCGTGTCCGCGACGGTCAAGCACCCCATGGCGCTGGCCATGAACGCGGTGGGCTACGACGCCGTCGGCCTCGGCAACCACGAGTTCAACTACGGCATCCCGCTGCTGCGCACCTGGGAAAGCCAGCTCGACTTCCCCCTGCTGGGCGCCAACGTCCACGACGCCGTCACCGGACGCCGCGCCTTCAGCCCGTACGTCCTCAAGCGGGTCAAGACGGACAACGGCTGGGTCACCGTGGGCCTGGTCGGCTTTGTCACCCCCGGCTGTGCCCTGTGGGACCGCGACAACGTCCAGGGCAAGCTGGACTTCAACGGCATCGTCGAGGAAGCCAAAGTCGTCATCCCGCAGCTGAAGGCCGCCGGCGCCGACATTGTCATTGTCACGAGCCACTCGGGCGCGACCCCGGGATCCTCCTACGGCGATGCCCTGCCGTTCCCGGAGAACGCCTCCACGCAGTTGGCCGAAGAGGTTCCCGGCATCGATGCCATCCTGGTCGGCCACGCCCACCTGGAGATCCCGGAACGCTTCGTCACCAACAAGGCCACCGGCAAGCCGGTCCTCCTGACCGAACCGCTCAAGTGGGGCATGCGGGTCTCCGTCATGGATCTGGAGCTGGCCAAGGACAAGGGCCAATGGACGGTGACCGCCGCACACTCGCACCTGCTGGACGCCAAGACGGTCGACGCCGATCCCGCCGTCGTGCGGGCCGTCCGGGCCGGGCACGAGGCCACCGTAAAGTACGTCAACGAGGTGATTGGCACGTCCACGGCCCCGCTCAACACGGCCACCGCCTGCTGGGAGGACTCGGCGGCCATCGACGCCATCAATTACGTCCAGGCCAGCACCATCAAGGCCGAACTGGCCAACGGCCCGGCTGCCGGCCTGCCGGTGCTCTCGATCGCTGCGGCCTTCTCCCGCTCGGTGGACGTCAAAGCCGGGCCGCTGACCATCAGGGACGTCGCCGGTCTCTACATCTTCGACAACACGCTGCTCTCCATCAAGGTCACTGGAGCCCAGGTCAAGGATTACCTGGAATGGTCCGCGCAGTACTTCAAGCCGGTCCTCAGCACCACAGCACGTGCCGCCGACGTTACCAACGCTGCCACAGCCATGGCCCCGGGCGGGACGCCGGACTACAACTACGACGTCGTGTACGGCCTTGACGCACCCTTGAACTACGAGATCGACCTCGCCAGGCCGGTGGGGCAGCGCATCACCGGCCTCAGCTACGGCACCGAGGCCCTCCGGATGGACCAGGAATTCGCCCTGGCCATCAACAACTACCGGCAGAGCGGCGGCGGCAACTTCCCCGCCGTGAAGACGGCACCGGTGCTCTCCAACAGCCAGCAGGAAATCCGGCAACGGATCATCGACTACGTCGTGGATCACGCCACCCTGGACGTGGCCGTGTTCAGCCAGGACAACTGGCGGCTCACCGTCAACGGAGAGGCTCTGACCGTCACGGCCTAACGGCAACGCAGTTCGTTGAAGTTAACCCGGCTGGGCTAGTTCGGTTCGGAGATGTCCGCGACCACGGCATCGAGGGCGGCGGTCAGGGCGTCGGCGTCCACGAAGGCGCTGTAGCCATGCTCGCCCGCCCCCAGGGAAACCCGGCGTCCGGTGATGCTCCGGTCCGCGTAGACCGGCCAGGCCACGGTACTGCCGAGCGGTGTGATGGTGCCGCGCTCGTATCCGGTGGCATCCAGGGCGACGTCCGCAGTCGGAAGTGACAGCTTGTTCACCCCGATCAGCGCGCGGAGCTTGGGCCAGGAAATCTGCCGGTCGCCCGGGATGAGCGCGAAGAGGAAACTGCCGTCCTTGTGCTTGACCACGAGGGACTTCACGATATCCCCGGGCTCGATTCCGAGGATCCGGGCCGCCTCCTCGAGGCTTTTCGCGGCAAGGCGCTCCACGAGCTGCACATCGAGGCCGCGGGCGGCGGCGTCCGCCAGGAACCGTTCCCGGCCGGCGGCGCCACCACCGGTGGCCGCCGCGCCGGGTCCAGGCACTGAGTCTTCCGACACTCCGTTGTCGGTCATGGCGCTCAGTCGCGGAACAGCAGGAGCGCTTCGCCCTGGCCGCCGCCGCCGCAGAGGGACACAGCAGCCTTGCCGCTACCGCGCCGCTTCAGCTCGTGCGCCGCATGCAGCGCAAGCCGGGCGCCGGAGGCGCCGATCGGGTGGCCCAGCGCGATTGCGCCGCCGTGGATGTTGCACTTCTCCAACGGGTAGCCGAGGTCCTTGAGTGACTGCACGGCGACGGAACCGAAGGCCTCGTTGATCTCGATGAAGTCCAGGTCGGCGGCGGACCAGCCGGCCTTGTGCAGTGCACTGTTGATCGCGTTGGAGGGCTGGGAGTGCAGCGAGTTGTCCGGGCCGGCCACCTGGCCGGGCTTGCCGACCACCGCAAGGTAGTCAAGGCCGTTATCCTCGGCGAACTTTCGCGAGGACAGCACGAGGGCGGAGGCGCCGTCGGACAGGGGAGAGGAGTTGCCCGCCGTGATGGTGCCGTCCGTGACGAATGCCGCCCGCAGGCCTGCCAGCGAGCCGACAGTCGTGTCGGGCCGGATGCCCTCATCCGCGGCCAGGATGACCGGGTCGCCCTTGCGCTGCTTGACGCTGATCGGGGCGATTTCGCCGTCGAACACGCCGTCCTTGGCGGCCCGGGCGGCGCGCTGGTGCGACGCTGCCGCCACCTCGTCCTGGGAGGCGCGGTCAATCCCCAGCGTGAGGTTCTTGGTCTCGGTGGACAAGCCCATGGACTGCCCGTCGAAGGCGTCGGTCAGGCCGTCATGGGCCGCGACGTCGAGGGCCTGGATGGAACCGTAGGTCCAGCCCTGCCGGGAACCCGGGAGGATGTGCGGCGCCCGGGTCATGGATTCCTGACCGCCGGCGACGACGACGGTGGCGTCGCCGCTGCGGATCATCCGGGCCGCATCGATCACGGCGGTCAGCCCGGAGAGGCAGACCTTGTTGATGGTCACCGTGGGGACGTTCCAGCCGATGCCGGCGCCGATGGCGCTCTGGCGCGCGGGGTTCTGGCCGGCTCCGGCCTGCAGCACCTGGCCCATGATCACCGAGTCCACCTGCTCGGCCTTCACGCCGCTGGCGGCCAGGGCCGCACGGATGGCGTGCGCGCCGAGTTCCACGGCTGTGAAGCTCGCGAGTTGCCCGTTGAGGCGTCCCTGGGGCGTGCGGGCGGCAGCGAGGATGACGACATCATTGTTGTCTGCAGAGTTGCTCATGGTTTTCTCTTCCGATCTTGAACGATGTACAGCAAGGCTATCGTGCCCCCAGTCACGGGGCCATTCGCCCGCCGGGGGAGCCGGACCGGCGCCGCGGCCCCGTGCTTGCAATCCCGCGCGAAGTGGGGTAGACAAGTAGGTTGCTTTGCCGTATCGTAGATATTTGCGTCTTCCCTGTTTACCTTCAGCCTTCATATAGCGGTGGGCTTAGCCTGGCAGCTGCGCCATCAATGTGCCGTCTACAACGTGCACCACCCATGGCCAGCGCGGGTCCCGGGTCATATAGCGGAACCGGACTGGTAGCACTGCGGAGTCACTCCGCAGGGTGCATAACGGGGGAGATCTGAAAACGCCTGAAGGTCTGTGGAAGGATCCCTCTTGGTCGCCTCGAGCACCTCTAATGTAAACAACGCTGCAACCGCTATCAATGCCGACAGCACCGACGGTGCAACCCGCCGGCTCTCATTCGCAAAGATTCACGAACCTCTTGACGTTCCGAATCTGCTTGCCCTGCAAACGGACAGCTTTGACTGGCTGGTCGGAAACGAACGCTGGCAGGCACGCGTAGCCAAGGCCGTCGAAGAAGGCGACCTCAGCGTCGCCACCTCCTCGGGTCTGTCTGACATCTTTGAAGAGATCTCCCCGATCGAGGATTTCCAGGGCACCATGTCCCTGAGCTTCTCGGAGCCGGAGTTCGCTGATCCGAAGTACACCATGGCTGAGTGCAAGGACCGGGACGCAACGTACTCGGCGCCGCTGTACGTCAAGGCCGAATTCATGAACAACAACACGGGCGAAATCAAGCAGCAGACCGTGTTCATGGGTGACTTCCCGCTGATGACCGAGAAGGGCACCTTCGTCGTCAACGGCACCGAACGTGTTGTTGTCTCGCAGCTGGTCCGCTCCCCGGGCGCCTACTTTGAGCGCACCGCCGACAAGACCAGCGACAAGGACATCTTCACCGCGAAGATCATCCCGTCCCGCGGCGCCTGGTTCGAACTCGAAATCGACAAGCGCGACCAGGTCGGCGTTCGCCTCGACCGCAAGCGCAAGCAGTCCGTCACGGTGCTGCTGAAGGCCCTCGGCTGGACCGAAGGCCAGATCCTCGAAGAGTTCGGCCAGTACGACTCTATGCGCGCAACGCTGGAGAAGGACGCCACCGAAACCCGCGAAGATGCCTTGCTGGACATCTACCGGAAGCTGCGACCGGGCGAGCCGCCCACGGTCGAGGCTGCCCAGTCCCTGCTGGACAACCTGTACTTCAACTCCAAGCGCTACGATCTGGCCAAGGTTGGCCGCTACAAGATCAACCGCAAGCTCGGCATCGACCGCTCCCTTGGCGACAAGGAAGCGTCTGTCCTGCACGTTGAAGACATTGTCGCCATGATCAAGTTCCTCGTTGCCCTGCACGCCGGTGAGAAGACCCTCACGGGCAAGCGCGACGGCCAGGACCACGAGCTGCGCGTTGAGATCGATGACATCGACCACTTCGGCAACCGCCGCATCCGCGCCGTCGGCGAGCTCATCGAGAACCAGGTCCGCACCGGCCTGTCCCGTATGGAGCGCGTTGTCCGCGAGCGTATGACGACCCAGGACGTCGAGGCCATCACGCCTCAGACCCTGATCAACATCCGCCCCGTCGTGGCAGCGATCAAGGAGTTCTTCGGAACGTCCCAGCTGTCCCAGTTCATGGACCAGAACAACCCCCTGTCGGGTCTGACCCACAAGCGCCGCCTGTCGGCCCTTGGCCCGGGTGGTCTGTCCCGTGACCGTGCAGGCATGGAAGTCCGGGACGTTCACCCGTCCCACTACGGACGTATGTGCCCCATTGAAACCCCTGAAGGCCCGAACATTGGCCTGATCGGTTCGCTGGCCTCCTACGGACGGATCAACCCGTTCGGGTTCATCGAGACGCCGTACCGCCTCGTGTCCGAGGGTGTTGTCTCCGATGAGGTCGAGTACCTCACGGCCGATGACGAGGCAGAGGTCCTGATCGCACAGGCCAACGCTCCGCTCGACGAGAACAAGAAGTTCGCCGAAGAGACGGTCCTCGTCCGTGCCCGTGGTGGTGGAGGCGAGCCCGTGCTGGTTCCCGCCGCCGAGGTCGAGTTCATGGACGTTTCCCCGCGCCAGATGGTGTCCGTGGCTACCGCCCTGATTCCGTTCCTTGAGCATGACGATGCTAACCGCGCACTCATGGGTGCCAACATGCAGCGCCAGGCCGTGCCGCTGGTCCGTTCCGAGGCACCGTTTGTCGGTACCGGCATGGAACGCGCCGCTGCAGTCGACGCCGGTGACGTCACCATCGCGAAGAAGGCCGGTGTGGTTACCGAGGTCTCCGCTGAGCTCGTGATCGTGCTCAACGACGACGGTACGGAAACCAACTACCGCATCAACAAGTTCGCCCGCTCCAACCAGGGCAACTGCTACAACAACCGCGTTCTGGTGAACGAAGGCCAGCGTCTGGAAGTCGGCGGCATCATCGCCGACGGCCCGGCAACGGACCAGGGCGAACTGGCCCTCGGTAAGAACCTGCTCGTGGCATTCATGTCATGGGAAGGCCACAACTTCGAGGATGCCATCATCCTGTCCCAGCGGATCGTGGCTGAGGACGTTCTTTCCTCCATCCACATCGAGGAGCACGAGATCGATGCCCGCGACACCAAGCTTGGTGCCGAGGAAATCACCCGTGACATCCCGAACGTGTCCGAGGAAGTCCTGGCCGGCCTGGACGAGCGTGGCATCATCCACATCGGTGCCGAGGTCGAAGCCGGCGACATCCTGGTCGGAAAGGTCACGCCCAAGGGCGAGACCGAGCTGACCCCGGAAGAGCGCCTGCTGCGCGCCATCTTCGGTGAGAAGTCCCGCGAAGTGCGCGACACCTCCCTGAAGGTTCCGCACGGCGAGTCCGGCACCGTTATCGGTGTCCGTGTCTTCGACCGCGACAACGACGACGAGCTGCCCCCGGGCGTCAACCAGCTGGTCCGCGTCTACGTCGCTGCCAAGCGCAAGATCACCGACGGCGACAAGCTCGCCGGCCGTCACGGCAACAAGGGCGTTATCTCCAAGATCCTCCCGATCGAGGACATGCCCTTCCTTGCCGACGGTACCCCCGTTGATATCGTCCTGAACCCGCTGGGTGTTCCGGGCCGTATGAACGTCGGCCAGGTGCTCGAAACGCACCTCGGCTGGGTTGCCAAGACCGGCTGGAAGATCGAGGGCGAGCCTGAGTGGCTCAAGCAGCTGCCGAACCTGCCGCGCGAGAGTGGCTCGACCACTGTTGCAACGCCGGTCTTCGACGGTGCTCGTGAAGAGGAAATCACCGGTCTCCTCGACTCCACCAACGTCACCCGCGACGGCGTCCGCCTGATCAACTCCTCAGGCAAGACCCGCTTGTTCGACGGCCGCTCCGGCGAGCCGTTCCCGGATCCGATCTCGGTCGGCTACATGTACATCCTGAAGCTCCACCACTTGGTGGACGACAAGATCCACGCGCGCTCCACCGGCCCGTACTCCATGATCACGCAGCAGCCGCTGGGTGGTAAGGCACAGTTCGGTGGCCAGCGCTTCGGTGAAATGGAAGTGTGGGCGCTCGAAGCTTACGGCGCCGCCTACACGCTCCAGGAGCTCCTCACGATCAAGTCGGATGATATCCACGGTCGTGTGAAGGTCTACGAAGCCATCGTCAAGGGCGAGAACATCCCGGAGCCGGGCGTTCCTGAGTCCTTCAAGGTCTTGATCAAGGAAATGCAGTCGCTGTGCCTGAACGTGGAAGTTCTTTCCACGGACGGAACCACAATTGAAATGCGTGACTCTGATGACGCAGTCTTCACGGCTGCGGAAGAACTGGGCATCGATCTGTCTCGTGCAGAGCCCAGTTCCGTAGAAGAGGTTTAGCAGGGGGTTTACCGGGAGAAGCCAAGCGGCCCCGCCGCCTGACTTTTCCCGGTAACCACCTCCCTCTTCCCGTAACCCAAGACTTCAGAATTTAGAGAACAAGAGAGAACAGGGACCATATGTCCAGCGAATCCTCCTTCGGCCTCATGCAGATCGGCCTCGCCACCGCGGAAGACATCCGTGGCTGGTCTTACGGCGAGGTTAAGAAGCCGGAAACCATCAACTACCGCACGCTCAAGCCTGAGAAGGACGGCCTCTTCTGCGAGAAGATCTTCGGCCCGTCCCGCGACTGGGAGTGCTACTGCGGTAAGTACAAGCGCGTGCGCTTCAAGGGCATCATCTGCGAGCGGTGTGGCGTTGAGGTCACCCGCGCAAAGGTGCGCCGTGAGCGCATGGGCCACATCGAGCTGGCCGCCCCGGTCACGCACATCTGGTACTTCAAGGGTGTTCCGTCCCGCCTGGGCTACCTCCTTGACCTGGCACCGAAGGACCTCGAAAAGGTCATCTACTTCGCCGCCTACATGATCACGAGCGTCGACGCCGACAGCCGCCACGAGGAACTGCCCAACCTGCAGGTTGAGCACGACATCGAGAAGAAGCAGCTGATCGACAACCGCGACTCCGACATC
This DNA window, taken from Pseudarthrobacter sp. ATCC 49987, encodes the following:
- a CDS encoding GNAT family N-acetyltransferase, producing the protein MTTAPYRIERLVLPDALDSPDAGNFLDVGALCDALTLQTWGNLDRSTPPEARLQFWRDNEYRKIQLFFVRQNGRMAARSWVRCELQENLRSAMVHVDVLEEFSGRGIGQALLRHAEALATAAGRTILQSYTEHPAGFDPEDRDATVRPATGTGAVPVDARGVHFALRAGYRLEQVSRFSALDVPAHAASWDALEREALATAGEEYELVSWTGRCPEEYAGQLAVLMSRMSTDAPTGNLSYDPEEWDVARVRHVEDTWRRAGLESLVAAARHRDSGELAAYSVLQLTPSKPWLADQDDTLVAASHRGHRLGMLVKIGNLRRLLAEYPAVERVITFNAAENDHMLAINSALGFRAAGWDGEWQRSVGTGG
- a CDS encoding GNAT family N-acetyltransferase: MANDVRIEQLWIPDSLDGTDAADFIAAVEVGRKVRMQTWGSDDLAYAPQEKLLEMADPYERQVILVARVGGEIAGTVDIALPLADNLDLAEFALDVLPEFQGRGVGRQLLEAAEHFARDEGRHTILIDTNHPSSSLGDSEAGQLVPGTGLGFVPMDSREVEFARRSGYTLQHIEQFSACTLPLDSKLVEELETEAEEANAGRYRLHHWTDRCPDQWLEAVAVLENSAGEDGVPGADDTDMVFDGGILREAEDVAIAQGRRTVVTAVEHIGSGELVGLTTISVLALRPDVVFQDDTMVLSEHRGNKLGLLSKVANMERLAEQFPDARVLYTWNAPENRYLLKVNQQLGFTTAGVTGIWQKELPDFGPSVS
- the rplJ gene encoding 50S ribosomal protein L10 encodes the protein MATPSKVSAVAEITNDFKESNAAVLTEYRGLTVAQLKQLRVSLGQDTKFSVVKNTLTAIAAKEAGVEAFDGQLAGPTAIAFIKGDAVAAAKSLTDFAKTNKQLVIKTGYFEGKALNASEVAALAALESRELQLAKVAGILKAPAAAAVRIIDALRLKLEEENGAPAEAEAPAADEAPADATAEAPADAAAEASADAAAPEEN
- the rplL gene encoding 50S ribosomal protein L7/L12, which encodes MAKLTNEELIEAFKELTIIELSEFVKLFEETFEVTAAAVAVAGPAAGGAAEEEEQTAFDVILEHPGDKKIAVIKEVRAITSLGLKEAKDVVDSAPKAILEGVTKEAAEKAVAQLEEAGARVTLK
- a CDS encoding bifunctional metallophosphatase/5'-nucleotidase; translated protein: MTDPNTPLSRRAMLTAALVGGGAAAATLAGAPAAQAGSGAPGSGRKPFTLTVLGTTDLHNNVFNWDYFKNTPYADTAGNKIGIAQAATLIKAMRAERGAANTLTIDAGDTIQGTPLAYYFAKINPVSATVKHPMALAMNAVGYDAVGLGNHEFNYGIPLLRTWESQLDFPLLGANVHDAVTGRRAFSPYVLKRVKTDNGWVTVGLVGFVTPGCALWDRDNVQGKLDFNGIVEEAKVVIPQLKAAGADIVIVTSHSGATPGSSYGDALPFPENASTQLAEEVPGIDAILVGHAHLEIPERFVTNKATGKPVLLTEPLKWGMRVSVMDLELAKDKGQWTVTAAHSHLLDAKTVDADPAVVRAVRAGHEATVKYVNEVIGTSTAPLNTATACWEDSAAIDAINYVQASTIKAELANGPAAGLPVLSIAAAFSRSVDVKAGPLTIRDVAGLYIFDNTLLSIKVTGAQVKDYLEWSAQYFKPVLSTTARAADVTNAATAMAPGGTPDYNYDVVYGLDAPLNYEIDLARPVGQRITGLSYGTEALRMDQEFALAINNYRQSGGGNFPAVKTAPVLSNSQQEIRQRIIDYVVDHATLDVAVFSQDNWRLTVNGEALTVTA
- a CDS encoding aminoacyl-tRNA deacylase → MTDNGVSEDSVPGPGAAATGGGAAGRERFLADAAARGLDVQLVERLAAKSLEEAARILGIEPGDIVKSLVVKHKDGSFLFALIPGDRQISWPKLRALIGVNKLSLPTADVALDATGYERGTITPLGSTVAWPVYADRSITGRRVSLGAGEHGYSAFVDADALTAALDAVVADISEPN
- a CDS encoding acetyl-CoA C-acetyltransferase, with translation MSNSADNNDVVILAAARTPQGRLNGQLASFTAVELGAHAIRAALAASGVKAEQVDSVIMGQVLQAGAGQNPARQSAIGAGIGWNVPTVTINKVCLSGLTAVIDAARMIRSGDATVVVAGGQESMTRAPHILPGSRQGWTYGSIQALDVAAHDGLTDAFDGQSMGLSTETKNLTLGIDRASQDEVAAASHQRAARAAKDGVFDGEIAPISVKQRKGDPVILAADEGIRPDTTVGSLAGLRAAFVTDGTITAGNSSPLSDGASALVLSSRKFAEDNGLDYLAVVGKPGQVAGPDNSLHSQPSNAINSALHKAGWSAADLDFIEINEAFGSVAVQSLKDLGYPLEKCNIHGGAIALGHPIGASGARLALHAAHELKRRGSGKAAVSLCGGGGQGEALLLFRD